Genomic DNA from Lactuca sativa cultivar Salinas chromosome 8, Lsat_Salinas_v11, whole genome shotgun sequence:
CATGTAACAAGATCAGAATGCTAACTTCATCATCAGAAAAGTTTTGTGTATGTTATTACTAAAGTTCAATGGTTGTTATGATTATTGTTCTGTTGCAGTTGAGAAATTTTTATGAAACAAGGAGATGTGGAACTTGATAGACGAAGGAATCCACACATTAACATTTGGGATGACACACGCTAATGATACACATTGGAAGTTTGTCGAGCATGTTAATATCAAAGAGATTAATGTTAAGAACAACCTATTCTAGGAAACTAATAGAATAGAAATGATAAATTGATAAAGGGATGTTGAAAAAAAATATGAGAATTAATGAAAAAGAGGTATCAAGTGACCATAAAGTTTAAAAAAGCATAATTTCATGCATGAATGATTCTAAGATAATGGCAATGAAAGAATAAGAGAGCAAGGATAGTCTCTTAGTGAGTCAATGAAGCAAATTACAATATTTAGCAAGACATACAGGAATCAGTATAGTTTTGGGTAGTTTTATGGGAGATATTTTGAAGAAAGAATTAGTTATCATTTCAGAAAAAGATTAACCACTTTGGACTTCTTTGAATATACTAGTTCTAGGTTACGGGGATGAGGAGGAGGAAGATGATGTCGGTGATGGGGTTGTTCTCGTTGTACTTAACTGTGGAGAAAGGGGTGTAGGTGGGGTTTgggggttagggttgggcttcaTATTATGTctattattttctatttttaattaACATAAATTATAATAAACTACTAAAAAATTACAAAGGGCATACATGCCATTTTACATGCAACAAAACCAACTACATACAAAAtttaaaccacaaggaccaatagTTTGACGTTTTTTATAGTTGTCCTTAAAATGTTACTTTTTAGAAACTACAGGAACCAATTTTTAAAATTTGTCTAaacttttttatgttatttgttcGACAGAAGATTCAAAGAACttaagtgtaacgtcccaaaatataGAGTAAAAtttttacttttaattataataaaaccAACCTATCATCATTCCACAAAAGTAACCGAGTTATTAGTTTGAAATTCCAAAATCAAATATTAGAGtaaataatataaaaaccatCAATGCGGAAAATCTACAATGGATACGGTACAATCAAGTCGTCTTCTTGCTTTTGcaaccagaaatacctgaaacatttaaacgtaccaccgtaagcataaagcttaggtgttccctaaaataccacataccatataataacgGGCCTAACCCAAGAAGCATATAGGTATGCCCAACCCAAAGGGTCCAACCCAACAGACATAACAACATGCTTAACCCATCAATCTTATAAATAGGCCCAACTCATCAAGTGTATCCTCAAAtcaacaagagtcacaaagacaacaaacaTATATTGACACCTAGTGTCCTACAGTATGGTGAGAACACTCACCTGAATCAAGATCTGAAAATACAATCCTTACAGTCACACAAATTCAGCTACACTTGCTACCCAAACCAAACAGAGGTCCAACCTCAGTCTATTAATCAAACTCCTAAGTTTGACTAAAATTCAAACTGGTAAAAAAGTCAACGGTTAACCAACATCGACCATTGAGCCCGACCAGACCCCTTGGTTGCACTGCGGTCGCTAAAGGAAAAATAGTCGCGACTAGAAGTTCTAATACTCACTCAAATGCTCCATATTTTTCCAAACTCAAAGAACAAAAAGAAGAAGGACTCGGAACCACCATAAAATGACTCAAAACAATATCTAATGAACTAGAGATCAAGGTTAAGACTTCAGATCTCCAAATGTCAAGAGATATGAAGCAAATGTTTGATCTAGGCTGGCTCTTCACTTCTTTTAACCAAAAGAGAACTCCTTCTTTACCAAACTTCACATAAACCAGAGAAAAACatcaaaacacaagtatggatgcCAGGGCTTGCATGGGAGGGTTTCTTAGGGATTGAGGCTAATGTATTCCCAAAACCCTAGGAGTTaatgcctttaaatagggtgtaaggaccgagatttagggtttagtGTCCACCCGCCATAATGTCCTCATCATCACCTGAACACGCCCTAACTTAAATGACATGACCCTGTCACGATGGATCTCCACCAATGTGTTACGTTCAACCAAAATACCAAATCTAAGatttaagaataatcaaatgccAAAAGAATAATACTTGAAACAGATGTTACATTGAGTATCCTCAAGGTTGATGAGGTGAATAAAAGTGATATTGTTCAAGAGCAAATGATGTAACGAAACCAAGATGATGAACATGTGTTGAAAGTTTCTTAAGAAAACAAGTTAGACATATGAGCTGGTGTTCGAGGCTAAGTTAGAGGATGACATGATAAAGGTACAAGAATAAAACCTCTCAACAAAGCAATCATAAcgtattaaaaatacataaaagttCGAGCACTTCCAATATGAATGTCATGTTTGGGCTAACTATGTTGAATTCAAGGAAGATTAAGATGAacttttattaatgtattatgaagaGTCTCATAAAATGCAACAAGGAGAAGTTTGGTTCCTAGACATTCTACAACAATCATATAATTAAGAAAAAGGAAtggattttaaattttaaatgaagAGTTCAGTAAAAAAAAATGGTCATAGATAATGATATGGAGATTGATATGGTAGCCAAAAGAAGAATAAGGAtgtgataaatacaatcaccTATGTAGTctcttatgtctaatacatttCTAAACTTAAGAACAATTTTTTATGTTTAGGAAAAATTCAAGGGAAGAGGAGTTATCCATCTTGCTATTTGATGGAACTCTTAACATTTTCACTCTAGATTAGGGTTGAATATACACATAAATATACGTAAGAACATGATGTTCTATTTGTCATTATATACAATATGAAGAAGTACCGGAAAAAGAATCTCACGTGTATCGTTGTCTCTTTGGCCACCTAAACAACAAAGGATGAGAATGATCTTTTACAAAAAGATGGACTACTTATTTGAACAAAAAACACCATAAAGAACATGTACCAAAAAAAGTTTATGTGGGGCTTCAAAGCAACTTTAGCTAGTACATTAAGGTGCATGGAGAATTATCAAGCCAACTTCTAAAAACAAGTATGTTCTAAGTTTAATcaattatttcttttgaaaaatgtgGGTTTAAATAAAACCTataaaatttaaaacatttattatcTTCAAAAACTTTAAAACTATTGTTGAAAAGGAGATAAATATACACATAATTCCATATTAGCAGAGTCGTTAAAAGGTTGAATAGAGCCCTTATTGGGAGTGCATGAAAATGTTACATCTATTGCCATAGGATCTCATAAACACAATATGCTTGAGAAGCTCTTAGTGTGTTCAGAATTTTCTAACTCGACTAAAAATTGTTTCACTAATTCATAGCATATATCTAAACATGAATGATGACATCAGATTATCTAAACAAGATTTTATAATTCAACTCTTTCATTTTTGGTAAGGCAATACAAATATCAAATATAAATCTTGGACTCTATTTAGATGGACTTTTGGCTTTATTCGATTTGGAATCCTATGATACATGTGAATCATATTTACTTGGAAAATGGCACCATTTAATAAAAAAGTTaaaaagttaataaaattaatttgAAGCACCAATTAGTCAAATAATGTATTGATACGTGTACATCGACCATTCGACACATAAGCTAGATTTGGATGAGTACGTTTTGTCACTTTTACTTATAACTTCGGCGGATCTCTAACTATGTTGAGACATAACTATGAAACTATATTGAAGATGTCAAGtagcttcagacttggaataaGTTTTCAAAAAGCTTTTGAAACTTAATTTCAAGtagttttaaattattaaatatgtACGGTAAGATGATTATGAGTATAAGTCTAGCATTTCTATACATATTCAATATTTATGAAAGTTTTTTCAGAATTATCTATGCTATCATTATAGAAGTTGCTTCAAAACTGACTTTACTAAGGATTTTTATAATAGCTAGTATGATACACTTAGTAGGTTACAACTAAAAAATGTAAAGAATCatatatgatgtgaattggaaAGAGCTTTACTGCATTATTATGTCTTAGCTGAAGGATTAATTCAAATGTGTTAAAATATTTTTCAGTGATGTTTAATAATATGCATGATAGTTCGAATTAATTATATAATTTGTTTTCTTACAATGGTTTAATAATATAATTCGTGATTCAAATTTGTTACAAGCTAATAATTATAAGAGTATTCATTAAatctttataaattaaaaaataatttatataaaattaaactACACAACTGTAACATAAATACGATGTATTGATGTTATTAGTGGCTTCTAAATGTGATAATTAAGTATAAGACTAAAATGGTGTTTGACAATGTATTTTATTTCTCTTCAGGAGGTAATTTAGATGAGCTTATAAAAAGTGTGCCAGGAACTGAACATATCATACGGAGACGAGATCTTGCAAGCTTTTGTCGTAGCGATGACTTGTCTGAACCCATTATTGATCTCCTCTTGAATGAAGCACGAACTGTTCCTCAAGCTCAAGGTTTCATACTCAACACTTTCGAAGAGTTGGATTCTCTCATACTACCACACATGCGAAAACTTTGTCCAAATATTTATCCCATAGGCCCATTGCACTCTCTCCACAAAGCCCGCCTTAGGGAGAAGACGACATTGATGTCCCCCAAAACAACTTTTTCGAACAGTGTCTGGAAGGAAGATAGAACTTGCGTATCGTGGCTCGATAAACACGCTCCAAAAACCGTTCTTTACGTCAGCATTGGAAGTCTAGCCACCATTACAGTAAATCAACTGCTAGAAATATGGCATGGTGTGGTAAACAGTGGGAAACCTTTTTTATGGGTGAGACGCCCAGGGTCAATCACAGGTGGGTATGAAGACTCTCAGATCCCGACTGAATTGCTAGAGCATACAAAAGAAATTGGGTGTATCGTAGATTGGTCGCCACAAGAACATGTCCTCGGTCACCGTGCTATTGGTGCATTTTTAACACATAGTGGGTGGAACTCGACTATTGAGAGTATAGCCGAGGGGGTTCCCATGATTTGTTGGCCTTACTTTTCCGACCAACAAGTGAATAGTCGATTTGTGGGACAAGTATGGAAGCTTGGAATAGACATCAAAGATACTTGTGATCGATTAATTATTGAAAAGGCAGTGAAGGATGTCATGGAAACAGGAGGAAACATGTTTAGACCGTGTGCTGATGGTTGGAAAATTTTGGCGAAAGAATCGGTAACTGAGATGGGGTCGTCGTCTATGAATTTTGATCGTTTGATCAATGATATAAGGGTAATGAGTTCGGCCACAAAGTTATCAGGTTGATGTGTATCGTTGGATCATATGATATTGATATTAGTCTTTATTTGACATCTTTAGCTATCAAAATGAAATAATAATGTAAAATTGACTTTCAATGATTATATATCACTACAATAAATACAGCTATTACCGGCGACACTAATAGCGGCGACAACACCTTTATCGGCGACAAATCGAAAAGTTGCCGCTAAAGGTCATGTCGCCGCTATTGGTGTCGTCGGTAATGCCTACCTATTCGAATCCGCATTTTCACGTTCCGGTGAACGCCAACCGTTCGATCATTTTTGTATTAATCCAATGGCTTAGAAACTCATGGAACGCACAAAACCAATACCGGCAACAATATGTCGTCGCTAAAGACCTAAAATTGTTGCCGCTAAAGGTCGAAAAAAACGCGCCTTCTTTTCCC
This window encodes:
- the LOC111919739 gene encoding 7-deoxyloganetic acid glucosyltransferase; this encodes MENNHQVTDTKSPLQPHVLIFSLPFQGPVNCALKLAELLCLSGIHVTFLNTEHIHRPLLLHTHVVSRFNRYPNFRFETIPDGVEHEKPVSADRFMEVMEGIDTVSRPLFREMMVSGSLSSRSVRPVTVMILDAFLSFGLDVALETSIPVVFFETVSPCFLWTSCFNLPTLIEAGDVPFQGGNLDELIKSVPGTEHIIRRRDLASFCRSDDLSEPIIDLLLNEARTVPQAQGFILNTFEELDSLILPHMRKLCPNIYPIGPLHSLHKARLREKTTLMSPKTTFSNSVWKEDRTCVSWLDKHAPKTVLYVSIGSLATITVNQLLEIWHGVVNSGKPFLWVRRPGSITGGYEDSQIPTELLEHTKEIGCIVDWSPQEHVLGHRAIGAFLTHSGWNSTIESIAEGVPMICWPYFSDQQVNSRFVGQVWKLGIDIKDTCDRLIIEKAVKDVMETGGNMFRPCADGWKILAKESVTEMGSSSMNFDRLINDIRVMSSATKLSG